The Cellulomonas sp. S1-8 genomic sequence GCACCCGAAGCAGTGGTAGCGCCCCACCTGGGGCCGCACGTGGAACGAGGGCGAGCGCTCGTCGTGGAAGGGGCACAGCCCCTTGAGGGAGCCGACGCCCGCGGGCCGCAGCGCGACGTGCGCACCGACGACCTCCTCGATGCGGACACGCTCGCGGACGGCCTCCACGTCCTCCCGCAGAATCCGTCCGGCCACGGGCGAGAGTCTAGGCGTCCTGCCGACGTGGCACGTGGTGTCGAATGTCCTGCGGGCCGACCGTCATGGCAGTGACCGGGCGGACCGCGCCCGCGAGGCACGAGGAGGACGACGTGGAGTACATGCTCTTCATCTGCACCGACCCCGAGGGGCAGGACGCCGCACCCGGCGACCTGACGATCGAGCAGTGGGTCGCCGACGTGGACGGGCGCGGGATGCGGCACCACGGCAACCGGCTGCGGCCGGTCGAGGCCGCCACGACGGTGCGGCGACGCGGCGACAAGGTCGTGCTGACCGACGGGCCGTTCGCAGAGACCCGCGAACAGATCGCCGGCTACGACGTCATCGAGGCCGCGGACCTGGACGAGGCCGTCGCGATCGCGGCGGCACACCCGATGGCCCGTGCGGGCCGGGTCGAGGTCCGGCCGTTCTGGCCCATGGGCGACGGCGACTGAGCCCCGCGGCGCTCGTGTCGGTCAGTGCAGCGGCGGGCGCACCAGCCGGTGGTGCAGGACGACCGCCGACACATCGGTCAACGACGCGACCCGGTCGACGACGACACGCAGCCGGCGCGTGTCGTCGTCGGCCGCTGCGTCTGATGGCCCTCAGCTGCGCGGCATGACAACCGACGAGCCGACGCTCGTCGACGAACGCAGCTGCGGGTTGCCCTCTAGTTCCACTCTGCCTCAAATTGCTGCTCGAAGTCTCAGACTGTCGAGCGAACTCGCCATAGTCTGTACCGCGAGACGAGGAGGAGTCGATGGCACACATCGTGCGCGCAACCGTCGATGGCCTGGCGGGTCGCACCGACAGCCTAGACGTTAGATTTGATCGCCATTTGAACATCTTGTGGGGTCTCAATGGAACCGGCAAATCAACGTTTCTACGGCTACTACATTGCGCGCTAAGCGACGAGGTGACTCCGGCCCTCCGACTTCCGTTCTCACGAATATCCGTTGACATCTACAGTGCGACGCACGACACAATCATCACGCGTTCACTTTCCAAGGCCGACTTTGCCCCTCATGGAAGCCTTTCGACGCGCGACGAGCTCGATGCTTTCGAGTTTCTAGTGAGGTCAGGAGAGCATCCACGATGGACTACCAAGTTTGATGGGGAGCGACCCGATCGGCCCGTCCGGAAATTGCAGCACTCATATCTCCCTATAAGCAGACTTGTCGAAGATCAGTATTCGAGCCGACGCCCCGAGAGGACGCGCGGACGAATCGATGAAGCGACGCTAGACGATTTGTTTGCACAGCAGATAACAGACCGTTGGAGGTCGTACCAGGCCATTTCCCTGGCGCGGGTGAGGGATATTCAACAGGAGGGTCTCGCGCGCGTTCTTTCGACTCTCTTCGGCGGAGCACGAGGCAAGGCTAGCCCTCGAGCTTCCGGCGTTGACAGCCAGCGAGCATACGAGCTCACTAGAGACTTCCTCAGGGCACAGAATATGCGGGTGACTTTCAATGCCAAGTCATTCGCAGATCGATTCAAGGACGACGCTTCCCTCCAAGAGATTGTCGAAGACATTCGTGTGGTAACGAAGCGAATCGGGGAAGCGGTACGACCGCAATTTGAGCTAGAGCAGCTCCTGCGAATGATGTACGCCGGGGACAAGGCCGTGTCTCTCAAGCCAGGATCGATAGATGTGCAGGTGAATGGTGACGAAATTCCGCTATTCGCGCTTTCGTCCGGTGAGCGCCAATTGCTCCAGATGTTCCTCCTGGCGCTAGGTGGCGAAGAGAGTTCGGTAATCATTGATGAACCTGAACTATCGCTTCACGTCGACTGGCAAGAAACGCTTGTTGAGTCCATGCGGGCGCTGAACGGGCGGTGCCAGCTCATTTTTGCCACTCATAGCCCCGAGATCATGGCGCACATCCCCGACTCAAAGATCCGTAAACTGTGAATCCGACTAAAATTCCTAGGGACGCTGCCGCGTTCGCGCGACGCGCTATGATGGCGAGATCAAAGCGGATCTGGATCCTAGTCGAAGGGCGCGACCACGACGTCGCTTTCTACGACAGAGTGTGCCGGCAAAGCAAAGGCGTCAAAAATCACGGCTACAACATCGACGTCCGTCTCGGCGAGACGATATCTATAGATGGAAAGTCGAGTGGAGGAAAGAGGCACCTCACCAAGTTGCACGCGTTCTTTCGGAAGATGGGCGTGTTGACTCAGGGTTCAAGTGAGAACAAACGGATCATACTCATCGCTCTCGATAAGGATGCCGATGACCTGACTGGCAGGAGGTTACGTTCAAACCATGTGCTCTATACGATGCATGCGGATGTCGAAGCCGAGATCTATGCACATACCGATATTCGTAAAGCACTCGCCGACACTCTCTCGTTGAGCAAGTCAGAGGCAAAGGCGCTGGCAGGTACTGTCGGGGAACCGTTAAGACAAATCGCGGCAGCCTGGGTAGAATGGGTATCACTCGGAGTCGTCGTTGCTTCGTGCCGCGTTCGTTGTTCGCTCCGTTATGGGCTGCCGTCTCGCATAAACTCCGAAGTTTATGGACCGGTCGACCAATTGGCGCATCGCGACGCATGGGCGATCGTTCGTGCCAGCCCTTCTTATAGCCCCACTCGCGAACAATGGGTGAGATCGCGCGTGGGTGCAGCAGTCCGGTCCGGGAGGCTCCAACGGAACATCAAAGGAAAGCACGTGCCCGGGTACCTCAGTGTCCTAGTCTGCAACCACTTCAAGGCTCGAAGGCCTGTTTCGCTAAAAGGGTTCGAGTCTCGCATAACCAGCGTCGCCTTGAGTCGGGTTAAGTTCGACGAGAGCTGGACAAGTCATTGGACCCACCCAATCGAACGTCTGATCGCGATTGATGACGGGCCGGAGCAACGGCAATAGTGGTCGAGATCGGTCTGGGTCACGTGCGTACTCGCGAGCTTCACCGTGACCGAACGAGCCGTGCGTGCAAGTCGACAGCCGACACGTCGGTGAGCGAGGCGACCTGGTCGACGACGACACGCAGCCGCTGCGTGTCGTCGTCGGCCGCGCGCCAGTCGGCGGCGAACGGCGGCTCGAGCACGTCGGGGCCCCGGTCGGCCAGCACCCGGACGAGGTCCGTCAGCACCTCGCGCTGGTGCGCGTACAGGGGCTCGAGCTCACGCGGCGCCATGACGTACGTGACGGCGAGCCCCTTGAGCACGAGGATCTCGGCCAGCGTCTCGTGCGGCACGACCAGCTCCGCGGCGTAGCGCGTCAGCGGTCCGTCGCCGTAGCGCGCGCGCGTCGCCTGCTGGGCGGCCTTGGCGAACCGGCCGATGAGCTGGCTCGTCGCGTCCTTCAGCACCGCGAGCGCGCGACGCGACCCGTCGAACCCGGGCTCCCAGAGCCGCGCGACGACGAGCCGGTCCATCGCGGCCTCGAGCTCGGCGCTCGTGACCTGGGCGCCGTACCAGGTGTCGACGGCCTCGACGACCCGCACCCGCTCGTCCGGGTGGGACAGGACCGCGAGGTCGAGGCGTCCGCCGACGACGGCGTCCTCGACGTCGTGCACCGAGTAGGAGATGTCGTCGGCGAGGTCCATCACCTGCGCCTCGAGGCACTTGCGACCCTCGGGCGCGGCGGCACGGAGCCAGGTGAACACCGGCAGGTCGTCCTCGTAGACGCCGAACTTGTGCGTCGGGCGTCCGCTCGCGGGGCTGATCGGCCCCTGCCCGTACCGCCACGGGTACTTCACCGACGCGTCGAGGCTCGCGCGCGTGAGGTTGAGGCCCACGGAGCGGCCGTCGGGTGCGACGACCTTGGGGTCCAGGCGCGTCAGGAGCCGCAGCGTCTGGGCATTGCCCTCGAACCCGCCGATGCCGCGCGCGAGGTCCGCGAGCGCGCGCTCCCCGTTGTGGCCGAACGGCGGGTGACCCAGGTCGTGCGCGAGGCACGCGGAGTCGACGACGTCGGGGTCGCAGCCCAGGGCCTTGCCGAGCTCACGGCCGACCTGCGCGACCTCGAGCGTGTGCGTCAGGCGGGTGCGCACGAAGTCGTCCGACGACGGCCCGAGGACCTGGGTCTTGGCGCCGAGCCTGCGCAGCGCCGAGGAGTGCACGAGGCGGGCCCGGTCCCGCTCGAACGGGGTGCGCTCGCGCGACTTCTCCCCTTCGGGCACCCAGCGTTCACGGTCGGCCTCGGCGTAGCCGTCCGCGTCGAGGACGGCGGGGTCGAGGGTGGTCACGTGTCCAGGGTAGAGGCGTGGCGTCGTCGGGTCGGGGCGGTCGGTCAGAACGGCATGCCCTCGGAGGTCAGGGAGACGAAGGTCGCGTGCCACAGCGCGTCGGGGACCGTCTCGGCCAGCGCGGTGACCAGCGCGAGGTGCGCGTCCTCGAGATCGTCGCAGGACGCGAGCAGCGCCTCGACGGGCAGGGGCTCGCCGCGGTTCTCCACCACCTCGCCGGCGGCGTGCACCAGGAGCCGCGTCGCGGGGCCGTGCGCCTCGAGGACGTACGTGTCGGACACCCCGCTGAGCGTCACCAGGTACACCTGACGCCCGAGCTCGGCGGCCAGCGGTGTGACCCGGGCGCCCAGCAGGGCGTCGGCGACCAGGACGTGCGGGCCCACCTGGGCGCCCATGAGCCGCATCTCCGCCGATCCGGTGGCGAGGTCGAACGACACGGGCGTCGGGTCGTCCACGCCGATCTCCTCGAGCGTGGTGTCCCGGACGACGGCGAGGCTCATGTTGTACGACATGGTCGGCAGCGTACGGACGCGCACGGTCGCACCGTGCCCGCTGTCCACAGGCCCCGCGCGCGAGGTGACGTCACCGTGCCGGTCACCGGCTCACCCCTTGACGGACCCCGCCGTCAGCCCGCCGACGATGTACTTCTGCAGGAACAGGAACAGCAGCAGCACGGGCAGGGCGGCGATGACGGCACCCGCCGTGAAGAGCCCCCAGTTGGCCTCGAGCAGCGCCGAGACCCAGCCGTACAGACCCACCGCGACGGTCCAGCTGCGCTCCGACTGCAGCACCATGCGGGCGATGATGAACTCGCCGAACGTCGCGATGAACGACAGCAGCGCGACGACCGCGAGGATCGGCGTGACGAGCCGCAGGATGATCGTCCAGTACGTCTGGGCGTGCGTGGCGCCGTCGATCTTGGCGGCCTCGTCGAGCTCGCGCGGGACGGTGTTGAAGAACCCGTACATGAGGAACGTGTTCACGCCCAGCGCACCGCCCAGGTAGACGGCGATCAGGGCGAGCTTGCTGTTCAGGCCGAGGGCCGGCACGACGTTGCCCAGCGAGATCAGCAGCAGGAAGATCGCGACGAAGGCGAGCATCTGCGGGAACATCTGGACGATGAGCAGCGCCGTCAGGCCACCGCGCCGCCCCGTGAAGCGGAACCGCGAGAACGCGTACGCCGCGGCGGCCCCCATGAGCACGGTGCCGACGCCCGTCGCGATCGCGATCTGCAGCGAGTTGGCCAACCAGGTCCAGAACAGGGTGCCGCCGAGCGCCTCGTAGTTGGCGGGGTCCAGGGTCGCGAACAGCCGGTTGGAGCCGGTCAGCGTGCCGCCCTGCGACAGCGACGCCGAGATGACGTAGACGATCGGGAAGACCGCGTACACGACGGCGACGACGCCGACGAGGTGCCGCCAGCCGAGCTCGGCGAACCAGCGGTGCGGGCGCATGCGGGGCGCGGACGAGCTGGGCGCGGTGCCGGCCATCAGTTGATCTCCTCGAACTGCTTCGTCTTCTTGAACGTGATCGCGGAGATGGTCGCGACGATGACGAAGACGACGATCGACAGCGCGCTGGCCAGGCCGTAGTTCTTGGCCGCGGTGCCGTCCAGGCCGGACACCGAGTAGACCATCGAGATGAGGATGTCGGTGTGGCCGAGCGGCACGGACGCGTCGGCGAACCGCGGCCCCCCGTTCGTGAGCATGTAGATGAGAGTGAAGTTGTTGAAGTTGAAGGCGAACGACGAGATGAGCAGCGGTGCCGTCGAGACGAGCAGGAGCGGCAGCGTGACCGAGCGCCACGTCCGCAGCGCCCCGGCGCCGTCGACCTTCGCGGCCTCGAGCACGTCCCCCGGCAGCGACTGCAGCGCACCGGTGCAGATGAGGAACATGTACGGGAAGCCGAGCCACAGGTTCACGCCGAGGACGGACGCCTTGGCGAGCCACGGGTCCGTCAGCCACGGGATCGCGGCGCCGCCGAGCAGCACCTGGTTGACGAACCCGTAGGACCGGTTGAGCAGCCCGGACCACAGCAGCGCCGCCAGGAACCCGGGGATCGCGTACGGGAAGATCAGCAGCGTCCGGTAGATCCTGCGCCCGCGCAGCCGCGTGTCGTTGAAGGTGATCGCCAGGAACAGGCCGAGCAGGAACGTGGTGACGACCGACAGGATCGCGAACGCGAACGTCCAGAGCAGGATCTTGACGAACGGCCCCGCGTAGCGCTCGTCGCCGAAGGCGGTGCGGAAGTTGTCGAGGCCGACCATCACCCGCCAGCCGACGGCGAGACGTTGGCCGTCGTCGGACTCGAACCACCCGTCGGACGTCGCGTGGTAGACCGTGCCCGTCGTCACGTCCGTCATGGTCTCGGCGTCGGGGTCCCACGTGAGCGACGGCACCGAGACGAACCCGGTGCGCGCGTCCTGCGTGCGCACCGACCCGTCGTTCGGGTCGTCGGACAGCGCGACCCGCAGGTCCGTGACCTCGGACTGCCGTGCGAGGACCTCCTGACGCTCCAGCACCGTGGCGCCCGGCACCTGCGTGACGCGGCCGTCGTCGACCGTCGCGCCGTCCTCGACGGCCATCGGCTGCTCGGCGGTGCCGACCCGGGCCTCGCCGTCCTCGACGATGGCGAACCCGAGCTCGCCGCCGCGCTCGACGACCGTCAGCGGGTAGGTGGCGGAGCCCTCGACGCGCCGCTCGTTCTGCATGAGCAGGGCCGACACGGCGTCGGCCTGCGTGGAGTTGTGGCCGTCGCCGTAGTTGGTGAACGCGACCCAGCCCGTGTACCCGACGACGTACACCTGGTAGACGAGCAGGAACGCGAGCCCCGGCAGGACGTACTTCAGCGGCAGGGTGCGACGCGAGAAGTAGACCCAGTCCGCGGCGAGGACCAGCACGAGCATCGAGACGAGGATGCCGACGTGGCCCTCGCGCCACGCGGCCAGGACGCCGAACACGCCCAGCGCGTTGACGACGGCCATGAGGGCGATCTTCGCGAGCAGCCCGGGTCGCACGGGCTCGCGGTCCCGGCGGGGGCGACCACCCGACCGCGGCGGCGGCGCCGTTCCGGGCGGGCCGTCCGTGGTCCCGCCGGGGTCCGTCGCGTCGTCGGCGAGGGTGGGGTGGGTGGGCATCGCGCGCCTTCCGTACGTCGGGTCGGCGCGTCGGTGCGCCGGGACGGTGACCCCCCGGCGGACCTCACCGGGGAGCGGTCGGCCGCACCGCGCGCAGGCGCGGTGCGGCCGGCGGACGGGTCAGGACCCGATGGCTCCCTGGATGTCGGCGACCATCTTGTCCCAGCCGGCGACCGGTTCGGTCGTCCCCGCGATGATGTTCGCCTGCGTGACCCCCCAGAACGCCCAGACCGAGCCCATCTCCGGGATCGAGGGCATCGGGACGGCCTCGGCCCCGACGGCCGCGAAGCCGGCGGTGATGGGGTCGGCCGACGCGGTCTCCGCGGCGGACACCAGCGCGGGCGGCCGGCTGCCCGCCTCGTACAGCGCGAGCTGCGCCTCGTCGGTCGCGATGTAGTTGACGAGGAAGTCGTTCGCGAGCAGCGCGTTGTCGCTCTGCGCGGAGACGTAGAAGCCCTGCACGCCCACGAACGGCTGAGCGGGCATCCCGCCGGCCGACGGGATGGGGTCGATCGACAGCTCGAGGTCGGCGAACTGCTCGAGCATCCACGGGCCGCCGACGATGAACGGCGACTCACCGTTCTTGAACGCCTCGACCGCGATGTCGTAGGTGATGTCGGTGGACAGCACGCCGGCCTGGCTCTGCCCCTGCAGCCAGGTCGCGAAGGCGTGGCCCGGCTCGCCGCCGAGCGCGAGCTCGGAGGTGTAGGACCCGTCGTCGTTCTGCACGAAGACGGGGGCGCCGAACGACGTCTGCAGCGGGTAGTAGGTGTACGGGTCACCCTCGGTGCCCGTCTGCACGAGGATCGGGTAGGGCGTGCCGGCGGCCTGGCCGGCGGCGACGGCGTCGTCCCAGGTGGCCGGAGCCTCGGGGGCGAGCGCGGTGTTGCGGATGAGCGCGATGTTCTCGATGGCGTACGGCAGGCCGTACACCTGGCCGTCCTGGGTGAAGGCCTGGACGGCGACCTCCTCGAAGTCGCCGGTCTTGTCGCCCAGCTCGATGGGAGCGACGACGCCGTTCGTCGTGAGCTCGCCCAGCCAGTCGTGCGCGCCGACGGTGAGGTCCGGGCCCTCGCCGGTGGGCACCTGCGCGAGGAAGTCGGCCCGGATGTCCTCGAAGTTCTTCAGCACGAGCTCGACGTCCACGCCATTCTCGCTCTCGAAGGCTGCGGCCGCGCTCTCCACGGCCCCCTGCCGTGTCTCGTCGACCCAGACCACCAGGCTCCCGCCGGCGCCGTCGCCGGTGGCCTGCGAGGTCGGGTCGCCCGACGTGTCGTTGCCGGAACCGCTGCACGCCGTGAGCGCCAGCGTGAGGCCGAGCGTCACCGCAGCGGCCGGGATGCCTCGTCGCATCGTTGTCTCCTGTTGTCGATCGACCCTGTCCGACGCCTGGCACAGCACCGTCGTCGGCCCGTGCGGCGACGGTAAGCGCGTTGCCGACCTCCTTGCAAGTCGTTACGGTAACTTGCAGACATCGCTTGCAGCGTCGACCCCGCGCGCCCACCACGCGCTGGACGAGGAGGTCCGGTGGCCGCGACTACGCTGCCGTCTGTGCGCACTCGACTGACCGACCTGGCCGACCAGGCCGGGGTGAGCACCGCGACCGTGTCGCGTGTGCTCAACGGCAAGCCCGGCGTGTCCGCACGAGCGCGGCAGGCCGTGCTCGCCGCGCTCGACATGCTCGGCTACGAGCGGCCCGAGAAGCTGCGCATGCGCTCCGCCGGCCTCGTCGGGCTCGTCGTCCCCGAGCTGACCAACCCGGTCTTCCCCGCGTTCGCCCAGATCATCGAGACGATGCTGACCGACCGCGGGTACACGCCCCTGCTGTGCACGCAGTCGCCCGGCGGCACCACCGAGGACCAGTACGTCGAGCTGCTCATGGACCACGGCGTGGACGGCATCGTCTTCGTGTCCGGGCTGCACGCGGACACCACGGCCAGCAAGGACCGCTACCACCGGCTGCGCGGCCGGGGAGTCCCGCTGGTGCTCGTCAACGGGTACGCCGAGGGCGTCGACGCACCCGCGGTGTCGACCGACGACTCCGCGGCCATGGACCAGGCGATGCGCCACCTGCACTCCCTCGGCCACCGCGCGATCGGGCTCGCCATCGGGCCCACGCGGTTCGTCCCCTCGCAGCGTAAGCGGGACGCGTTCCTGGCGCTCCTCGAGAAGCAGGGCGACGTCGCCGCCCCCGAGAGCCACGTCGTCTCGACCCTCTTCACCGTCGAGGGCGGCCACGCGGCCGCGACCGAGCTGCTCACCTCCGGGCACACCGCCGTGGTCTGCGGCTCCGACCTCATGGCACTCGGGGCCGTGCGCGCCGCGCGTGCCCTCGGCCTGCGGGTGCCCGAGGACGTGTCCGTCATCGGCTTCGACGACTCCCCGCTCATCGCGTTCACCGACCCCCCGCTCACCACCGTGCGGCAGCCGGTGGCCGCGATGGGGCAGGCCGCCGTCTCCGCGCTCGTCGCCGAGATCACGGGCACCCGCCCCGCACGCGCGGAGCTGCTGTTCCACCCCGAGCTCGTCGTGCGCGGCTCGACCGGCAGCGTGCCCGCCCCCGCGCCCGACGCCGGGACCCGCGCCGCCGCTCCCGTCGCCCGCTGACCCGCACCACCTCCCGGCCGCCGCAGCGCGGCCGCACGGCACTGCCGTCCCCCGCTCCCGTCCCCCCATCAGGAAGGCACCCCGTGACCGTCGAGGACCTCCCCACCAGCCTGCTCGTCCACCGCCCCGACACCGACGGGCAGTGGTGGCGGCACGCCGTGATCTACCAGGTGTACCCACGCTCGTTCGCCGACGCGTCCGGCGACGGCATCGGTGACCTGCCGGGCGTCACCGCGCACCTCGACCACCTGGTCGAGCTCGGCGTCGACGCCGTCTGGCTCTCGCCGTTCTACCGCTCGCCGCAGGCCGACGCCGGGTACGACGTCGCCGACTACCGCGACGTCGACCCCCTGTTCGGCACGCTCGCCGACGCCGACGCGATGATCGCCCGCGCGCACGAGCTCGGGCTGCGCGTCGTCGTCGACCTGGTCCCCAACCACACGTCCGACGAGCACGTGTGGTTCCAGGCCGCGCTCGCGGCCCGGCCCGGTTCCCCCGAGCGCGCCCGCTACCTCTTCCGCGAGGGGCGCGGGGAGCACGGCGAGCTGCCGCCGAACAACTGGGAGTCGATCTTCGGCGGAGCGGCGTGGACGCGCACGACCGACCCCGAGGGCGCGCCCGGGCAGTGGTACCTGCACCTGTTCGACAGCAAGCAGCCGGACCTGAACTGGGAGAACCCGCAGGTGCACGCGGAGTTCGAGGACGTGCTGCGGTTCTGGCTGGACCGGGGCGTCGACGGGTTCCGCGTCGACGTCGCGCACGGCATGGTCAAGGCCGACGGTCTGCCGGACTGGGACGGCCACGTCACGATGATCGACGGCGCGGACGACGGGGAGCCGGTGACCGGCGCCGGCAACCGCGGGCCGATGTTCGACCAGGACGGCGTCCACGAGATCTACCGCGCGTGGCGCCGCGTGCTGGACACCTACGACGGCGACCGCGCGATGGTCGCCGAGGCGTGGGTCGAGCCGCTGTCACGCCTGGCGCGGTACGTCCGCCCCGACGAGATGCACCAGGCCTTCAACTTCGCGTTCCTCGCCGCCGGCTGGCACGCGCCGTCGCTGCGCCGGGTGATCACGGCCTCGTTCGCGGCCAACGACGCCGTCGGCGCCCCGACGACGTGGGTGATGTCGAACCACGACGTCGTGCGGCACGCCTCGCGGCTCGGCCTGGCGGACCCGACGCACCGCCCCAACGGCATCGGCCACGGCGACGAGCAGCCCGACGCGCCCCTGGGCCTGCACCGGGCCCGCGCCGCAACCCTGCTCATGCTCGGGCTGCCGGGCTCGGCGTACGTGTACCAGGGCGAGGAGCTCGGCCTGCCCGACCACACAGCGCTGGACGACGACCTGCGACAGGACCCCACGTACGCCCGCACGGGCGGCGTCGAGCGCGGCCGGGACGGCTGCCGCGTCCCGCTGCCGTGGGTCGGCGACGCGCCCGGTCTCGGCTTCTCGCCGACGGGCGCGACCTGGCTGCCGCAGCCCGACGGCTGGGCCGATCTGGCGGTCGACCGGCAGCGCGGCCGCGCGGGGTCGACCTACGAGCTCTACCGGGCGGCGCTGCGGCTGCGGCGCGCCGAACGGATCGGCTCGGGCGGCCTGCGGTGGCTGGGCGCGCCGGTCGGCGAGGACGTGCTCGCGTTCCGCAACGGCGACGTCGACGTGGTCGCGAACCTCGGCGCGAACGACGTCCCGCTGCCCGCTCGCGCGCAGGTTCTGCTCGCGTCGGGCCCGGTCACCGAGGGCGTCCTGCCGGCCGGCACGACCGTGTGGCTTCGCGCGTCCTGACGGCCCCGTCCTGACGGACCGGTCCTGAGGGACCGGTCCTGACGGGCCCCGTCTCAGGCGATCGTCGCCGCCACGGCATGCTCGACGACACCCGGCAGGCCGCCCTCGCGCGCCCACGCCCGCTGCTCGTCGGAGCCGGTCCCCCGCTGCCAGAGCCTGGCGAGCAGGTCCTGCACGACTCCGAGGTCACCGCTCTCCGTCAGGACGGGGCGCAGGTGGTCCAGCAGCGCCGCGACGGCGTCCCGCGCCGGCACGGGCGTCAACGCCGGGGGCAGCAGCAGGTCGCCCGTGAGCCCGGACCGGCCGGCACGCCACGTCGCGGCCCGCAGCGGCTCGACCCGCGTGCGGACCGCCGGGGTCCCGTCGGCGGCCTGCCGCGCGGCCGTCTCGACCAGCGCGCGGCTCAGCGCGGCGACCAGCACCGCGTCGTCGGCGCGCAGGCAGACGTCGGCGACGCGGATCTCGACCGTCGGGTAGCGCGGGGACAGGCGGGCGTCGAAGTACATCATCGCGGGGTCCAGGGCGACGCCGGTCGCGAGGAGGCCCGCGACGGTGTCGCGGTACGCCTGCGCGGAGCCGAACGGTGCCGTCGGCCCGGCCGTCGGCCAGCGGTTCCACATCTGCGAACGGATCGAGGAGTACCCCGTGTCCTCACCGCGCCAGTACGGCGAGTTCGCGCTCAGCGCGAGCAGCACCGGCAGCCACGGCCCGATGCGGTCGAGGACCGCGACACCCTCGTCGTCGTCGGCCACCGACACGTGCACGTGGCACCCGCTGGTGAGCTGGTCGCGGACGGTCAGCGCGTACGCCTGCGCCAGGGCCTCGTAGCGAGCACCGTGCGTGAGCGTCGTCGGGCCGTGCATCGGGGAGGTCGCGAGCGCGACGAGACGCGCGCCCGCCTCGAGCGCCGCACGCGAGGCCCGGGCCCGTCCCTCGTGCACCTCGGCCGCGAGGTCCGCCAGCTCGAGGCACGGGTGCGTCCCGGTCTCGACCTGCTGCTCCTGCAGCTCGTGCTCGAGGCCGCCGCCCGGCGGGCCCTCGTCCGGCGCCTCGCCGCCGGCGCGCTCGTGCGCCCGCACCGCCGCGTCCGCGACCCCTGACGGGACGCCGTCGGCGTCGACCAGCAGGTACTCCTCCTCGACACCCATGGTTCGCACGCGGTGCAGTCTGCAGCCCCGCGGGCGGGCGCGCTCGTCGAACGAGCGACGTCGGGCGGACGCGGGTGTCAGCCGCCCGAGACGGACAGCTCGGCCTCGTGCAGGTCACGACGGAACTCGTCCGACAGCTCGCGGGAGTCCAGCCAGCCGTAGGGCAGGATCGGGCGCTTCGGGGAGCCGGCGCGCCCGCGCGGGCCCTCGGCGGCGTCGCCCGGGTACGGCTGGTCCAGGTCGAGCTCCGCGAGCAGGTCGTCGAGCTCGACGAGCGAGGACACCAGGCCGAGGCGCGCGCGCAGCTCACCGCCGACCACGTAGCCCTTGAAGTACCACGCCATGTGCTTGCGCATCTCGCGCAGCGCCTTCGACTCGTCGTCGAACGTTCCGACCATGAGCTCGGCGTGCCGCCGCACGACGCCCGCCACCTCGGTGAGCCCGGGCCGGACCCGCACGTCGGAGCCCGCGAACGCGGCGGCCAGGTCGGCGAACAGCCACGGGCGCCCCTGGCACCCACGACCCACGACGACGCCGTCGCAGCCGGTGTGCGCAACCATCGCGAGGGCGTCCTCGGCCGACCAGATGTCGCCGTTGCCGAGCACGGGGATGTCGGTGACGGCCTGCTTGAGGGTCGCGATGGCGTCCCAGTCGGCCGTGCCGG encodes the following:
- a CDS encoding YciI family protein; translation: MLFICTDPEGQDAAPGDLTIEQWVADVDGRGMRHHGNRLRPVEAATTVRRRGDKVVLTDGPFAETREQIAGYDVIEAADLDEAVAIAAAHPMARAGRVEVRPFWPMGDGD
- a CDS encoding AAA family ATPase, whose product is MTFNAKSFADRFKDDASLQEIVEDIRVVTKRIGEAVRPQFELEQLLRMMYAGDKAVSLKPGSIDVQVNGDEIPLFALSSGERQLLQMFLLALGGEESSVIIDEPELSLHVDWQETLVESMRALNGRCQLIFATHSPEIMAHIPDSKIRKL
- a CDS encoding deoxyguanosinetriphosphate triphosphohydrolase, whose protein sequence is MTTLDPAVLDADGYAEADRERWVPEGEKSRERTPFERDRARLVHSSALRRLGAKTQVLGPSSDDFVRTRLTHTLEVAQVGRELGKALGCDPDVVDSACLAHDLGHPPFGHNGERALADLARGIGGFEGNAQTLRLLTRLDPKVVAPDGRSVGLNLTRASLDASVKYPWRYGQGPISPASGRPTHKFGVYEDDLPVFTWLRAAAPEGRKCLEAQVMDLADDISYSVHDVEDAVVGGRLDLAVLSHPDERVRVVEAVDTWYGAQVTSAELEAAMDRLVVARLWEPGFDGSRRALAVLKDATSQLIGRFAKAAQQATRARYGDGPLTRYAAELVVPHETLAEILVLKGLAVTYVMAPRELEPLYAHQREVLTDLVRVLADRGPDVLEPPFAADWRAADDDTQRLRVVVDQVASLTDVSAVDLHARLVRSR
- a CDS encoding sugar ABC transporter permease; this encodes MAGTAPSSSAPRMRPHRWFAELGWRHLVGVVAVVYAVFPIVYVISASLSQGGTLTGSNRLFATLDPANYEALGGTLFWTWLANSLQIAIATGVGTVLMGAAAAYAFSRFRFTGRRGGLTALLIVQMFPQMLAFVAIFLLLISLGNVVPALGLNSKLALIAVYLGGALGVNTFLMYGFFNTVPRELDEAAKIDGATHAQTYWTIILRLVTPILAVVALLSFIATFGEFIIARMVLQSERSWTVAVGLYGWVSALLEANWGLFTAGAVIAALPVLLLFLFLQKYIVGGLTAGSVKG
- a CDS encoding ABC transporter permease subunit codes for the protein MPTHPTLADDATDPGGTTDGPPGTAPPPRSGGRPRRDREPVRPGLLAKIALMAVVNALGVFGVLAAWREGHVGILVSMLVLVLAADWVYFSRRTLPLKYVLPGLAFLLVYQVYVVGYTGWVAFTNYGDGHNSTQADAVSALLMQNERRVEGSATYPLTVVERGGELGFAIVEDGEARVGTAEQPMAVEDGATVDDGRVTQVPGATVLERQEVLARQSEVTDLRVALSDDPNDGSVRTQDARTGFVSVPSLTWDPDAETMTDVTTGTVYHATSDGWFESDDGQRLAVGWRVMVGLDNFRTAFGDERYAGPFVKILLWTFAFAILSVVTTFLLGLFLAITFNDTRLRGRRIYRTLLIFPYAIPGFLAALLWSGLLNRSYGFVNQVLLGGAAIPWLTDPWLAKASVLGVNLWLGFPYMFLICTGALQSLPGDVLEAAKVDGAGALRTWRSVTLPLLLVSTAPLLISSFAFNFNNFTLIYMLTNGGPRFADASVPLGHTDILISMVYSVSGLDGTAAKNYGLASALSIVVFVIVATISAITFKKTKQFEEIN
- a CDS encoding sugar ABC transporter substrate-binding protein, with the translated sequence MRRGIPAAAVTLGLTLALTACSGSGNDTSGDPTSQATGDGAGGSLVVWVDETRQGAVESAAAAFESENGVDVELVLKNFEDIRADFLAQVPTGEGPDLTVGAHDWLGELTTNGVVAPIELGDKTGDFEEVAVQAFTQDGQVYGLPYAIENIALIRNTALAPEAPATWDDAVAAGQAAGTPYPILVQTGTEGDPYTYYPLQTSFGAPVFVQNDDGSYTSELALGGEPGHAFATWLQGQSQAGVLSTDITYDIAVEAFKNGESPFIVGGPWMLEQFADLELSIDPIPSAGGMPAQPFVGVQGFYVSAQSDNALLANDFLVNYIATDEAQLALYEAGSRPPALVSAAETASADPITAGFAAVGAEAVPMPSIPEMGSVWAFWGVTQANIIAGTTEPVAGWDKMVADIQGAIGS